The proteins below come from a single Maridesulfovibrio frigidus DSM 17176 genomic window:
- the tsaE gene encoding tRNA (adenosine(37)-N6)-threonylcarbamoyltransferase complex ATPase subunit type 1 TsaE, translating into MVKNQFIINLPDVESTLKFGSTLADFFKNKKEFVPIFLNGDLGAGKTTFVRALVESFPGAENAEVSSPSFNILNIYPTNPQVEHFDLYRLEGQCPDDEFFDLLNNKKTLTVVEWIQYLRTEFWPDSALLFTWKDAKAGRKIELTVHGPTTPLLEEIFTFLKSF; encoded by the coding sequence ATGGTTAAGAATCAGTTCATTATTAATTTGCCAGACGTGGAATCGACCCTTAAATTCGGTTCTACGCTGGCAGATTTTTTTAAAAATAAGAAAGAATTCGTGCCTATTTTCCTAAATGGAGACTTGGGAGCGGGGAAAACAACATTTGTTCGAGCGTTGGTAGAATCTTTTCCGGGTGCTGAAAACGCAGAAGTTAGCAGTCCTAGTTTCAATATTCTTAATATTTACCCTACAAATCCTCAGGTTGAGCATTTTGATCTCTATAGATTAGAAGGTCAGTGCCCTGATGATGAATTCTTTGATTTACTGAACAATAAAAAAACTTTGACAGTAGTGGAGTGGATTCAGTATCTCAGAACTGAATTTTGGCCCGATAGTGCCCTACTCTTCACTTGGAAAGATGCCAAGGCCGGCAGAAAGATTGAGTTGACCGTTCATGGACCAACAACTCCCCTCCTAGAAGAGATATTCACTTTTCTTAAGTCATTCTAA
- a CDS encoding CBS domain-containing protein, producing MLTAKDIMTSGALTLTPETEVVVAAKLLLEKHLNGVPVVNSKEELVGVICQSDLVAQQKSLSVPSFFTILDGFISLSSSDDLEKEINKISATKVEQAMTPNPVTITPETSIEKIADLMVEKKLYTLPVVEDGKLIGVVGKEDVLKVLTKANG from the coding sequence ATGCTAACAGCTAAAGACATTATGACATCCGGTGCTCTTACCCTTACGCCTGAAACTGAAGTTGTTGTTGCCGCGAAGTTGCTTCTTGAGAAACATTTGAACGGGGTTCCTGTTGTTAACTCAAAAGAAGAACTCGTTGGTGTAATCTGCCAGAGCGACCTAGTTGCTCAACAGAAAAGCCTTTCAGTGCCATCATTTTTCACCATATTGGATGGCTTTATTTCATTGTCATCAAGTGATGATCTTGAAAAAGAAATTAATAAAATATCAGCTACTAAGGTTGAACAAGCCATGACTCCTAACCCTGTAACTATAACACCTGAAACAAGCATTGAAAAAATTGCTGACCTGATGGTTGAGAAAAAGCTTTATACCCTACCTGTTGTTGAAGACGGGAAACTTATAGGCGTGGTCGGTAAAGAAGATGTTTTAAAGGTTCTTACTAAAGCTAATGGTTAA
- a CDS encoding bifunctional ADP-dependent NAD(P)H-hydrate dehydratase/NAD(P)H-hydrate epimerase, with protein MFSPLPTPLQMNGWDRAAINEIGIRGEILMENAAREAVATLLSEFGPVESKKILIIAGSGNNGGDGFVMGRQLADLGADVLIMHTAPKNKYKGDALYHLKVAVKAGVQLKFFRAADKVSLPKSDIIIDALLGTGFDNELRPFAQLIVEAINLKKDESYIFSVDVPSGLNGLTGKVHTIAVKAHATVTFEAAKVGLVLPESKAYTGKLIVRPIGIPDYVKKAHPVDHFLMNNKIFEIIPALTPGMHKGTSGHVLIIGGAPGMTGALELAGLAAIRSGAGLVTLGCPSGLASEVSAFMPELMTMALGSGDHWDDQAIKDLLPVLKDYDALAIGPGLGRTEGAMNLVEAIVLADHPPAIFDADALYALSKRTHLLPLVKEDTIFTPHPGEMGRLVNKSIPEIESARIETAHKYAVSKKVVMVLKGAGTIVGCPDGKTMISPICAPNLAAAGSGDILAGIIGALLAKGIHAMQSACMGVYLHGKCGLYLNKKFPHRGNIATEIANSIPEVLKEELC; from the coding sequence ATGTTTTCACCGCTTCCCACACCACTGCAAATGAACGGATGGGACCGTGCCGCGATAAATGAAATAGGTATTCGTGGCGAGATCCTTATGGAAAATGCTGCTCGTGAAGCTGTTGCCACTCTTCTTTCTGAGTTCGGCCCAGTTGAAAGCAAAAAAATACTGATCATTGCAGGCTCTGGGAATAACGGTGGTGATGGCTTTGTCATGGGACGGCAGCTTGCAGATTTAGGTGCAGACGTTTTAATCATGCACACCGCGCCTAAAAATAAATACAAAGGTGATGCTTTATATCATCTTAAAGTTGCAGTTAAAGCTGGAGTCCAGCTTAAATTTTTCCGTGCAGCGGATAAAGTTTCCCTGCCCAAATCAGATATTATTATAGATGCCCTGCTCGGTACGGGTTTTGATAATGAACTTAGGCCTTTTGCACAATTGATAGTAGAAGCTATCAACTTAAAAAAAGATGAATCCTATATTTTTTCTGTCGATGTACCATCTGGTTTAAATGGTCTCACGGGAAAGGTTCATACTATAGCTGTTAAGGCTCATGCTACGGTTACGTTTGAGGCCGCAAAAGTTGGGCTGGTTTTGCCGGAATCTAAAGCTTACACTGGAAAGCTTATTGTTCGGCCAATCGGGATTCCTGATTATGTTAAGAAGGCTCACCCTGTTGATCACTTTTTAATGAACAATAAAATTTTTGAGATTATTCCCGCTTTAACTCCGGGCATGCATAAAGGAACATCTGGTCATGTTCTGATTATCGGAGGAGCACCAGGGATGACCGGGGCTTTGGAACTTGCCGGTCTTGCCGCAATACGATCCGGGGCTGGATTAGTTACTCTCGGCTGCCCTTCCGGGCTAGCTTCTGAGGTGAGTGCGTTCATGCCGGAACTGATGACTATGGCGCTTGGTTCCGGTGATCATTGGGATGATCAAGCAATTAAAGATCTACTCCCGGTGCTTAAAGACTATGATGCATTAGCTATCGGCCCGGGGCTGGGTAGAACTGAAGGGGCGATGAATCTGGTCGAAGCTATCGTTTTAGCAGACCACCCTCCGGCAATATTTGACGCAGATGCGCTGTATGCATTGTCTAAGCGGACGCACCTTTTGCCGTTGGTTAAGGAGGATACAATTTTTACTCCACATCCCGGCGAAATGGGTCGGCTTGTTAATAAGAGCATTCCCGAAATTGAGTCCGCGCGTATAGAAACAGCGCATAAATATGCGGTTTCAAAGAAAGTGGTTATGGTTCTTAAAGGAGCTGGCACAATTGTCGGTTGTCCTGATGGAAAAACCATGATCTCACCGATTTGCGCCCCGAATCTTGCTGCGGCGGGGTCAGGTGATATTTTAGCAGGTATCATCGGAGCATTGCTTGCAAAGGGAATTCACGCTATGCAAAGCGCATGTATGGGTGTATACTTACACGGAAAGTGTGGGTTATATCTAAATAAAAAATTTCCGCACAGAGGCAATATCGCAACTGAAATTGCTAATAGTATTCCAGAAGTTCTTAAGGAGGAATTATGCTAA
- a CDS encoding holo-[acyl-carrier-protein] synthase, with the protein MIVGLGIDITELNRIESSLEKFGERFLQTFLTDEEIKFVPEKKSVPHLAARFAAKEAAVKALGTGFSLGITFKSVEIFNLESGAPLLKFNGKGLVKADEMGVKNILISITHGRDTAAAVVILEK; encoded by the coding sequence ATGATAGTAGGTCTTGGAATAGATATTACCGAACTTAATAGAATAGAAAGCTCGCTGGAGAAATTCGGCGAGCGTTTTTTGCAGACTTTTCTTACTGATGAAGAAATTAAATTTGTTCCAGAAAAAAAATCTGTTCCGCACCTTGCCGCCCGTTTTGCTGCAAAAGAAGCGGCGGTAAAAGCCTTGGGAACTGGTTTTTCCTTGGGTATCACTTTTAAAAGTGTTGAGATTTTTAATCTCGAATCAGGCGCTCCGCTTCTAAAGTTTAATGGAAAGGGGCTTGTGAAGGCTGATGAAATGGGTGTAAAAAACATACTCATATCCATAACACATGGGCGAGACACTGCTGCGGCTGTTGTAATTCTTGAAAAGTAA
- a CDS encoding pyridoxine 5'-phosphate synthase, giving the protein MPLLCVNVDHVATVRQARLGTEPDPVVAAAMCELAGAAGIIMHLREDRRHVQDRDIDLISQTIQTKFNFEMAATAEMQTIALKINPATVCLVPEKRAELTTEGGLNCVGQEERFIKYLTPLHAAGVRSSLFIDADPAQIKASHKIGAEYVEIHTGHFADAKNRTEQKTELARIIDGIKMSQDLGLKVNLGHGLNYTNILDFAEVEGICEYSIGHSIMARAILVGIDRAVKDMVEIIRTFAD; this is encoded by the coding sequence ATGCCCCTTTTATGCGTTAATGTTGATCATGTTGCTACCGTCAGGCAGGCTAGGCTTGGTACTGAGCCGGACCCTGTTGTTGCGGCTGCAATGTGTGAACTTGCCGGTGCTGCTGGAATTATCATGCATCTGCGTGAGGACAGAAGACACGTTCAGGATCGTGATATCGATCTTATCAGCCAGACTATTCAAACAAAATTTAATTTTGAAATGGCTGCAACTGCTGAGATGCAGACTATCGCACTTAAAATTAATCCTGCCACTGTTTGTCTTGTTCCTGAGAAAAGAGCAGAACTAACAACTGAGGGCGGGCTTAATTGCGTTGGTCAGGAAGAAAGATTTATAAAATATCTCACTCCTCTTCATGCTGCAGGTGTTCGCTCAAGTTTATTTATTGATGCAGATCCTGCTCAGATTAAAGCTTCACATAAAATTGGCGCAGAATATGTAGAAATTCATACAGGACATTTTGCCGATGCTAAAAATAGAACCGAGCAAAAAACTGAACTTGCTCGCATAATTGACGGCATAAAAATGAGTCAGGATCTGGGTTTGAAGGTAAATTTGGGTCACGGTCTGAATTACACAAATATTCTCGACTTTGCTGAAGTTGAAGGGATTTGCGAATACTCAATCGGGCATTCAATTATGGCCCGTGCAATTCTTGTGGGAATTGATAGAGCTGTCAAAGATATGGTCGAAATAATAAGAACTTTTGCGGATTAA
- a CDS encoding UDP-glucose dehydrogenase family protein yields the protein MNICIVGTGYVGLVSAACFAEMGNHVWCVDVNPDVIKTLKEGKIHIFEPGLEDLVRRNYEDKRLLFTTNLKEGLDKARFIFITVGTPCNPDGSCDLKYVEAVAREVGQTMTESKIIVDKSTVPVGTADKVRAIVKAELDKRGLDLEFDVASNPEFLKEGDAVSDFMKPDRVVVGTEKEATCKEFETLYAPYARSRSKMIFMGTRSAEMTKYAANCMLATKISFINEMAGICEKVGANVREVRLGIGSDHRIGYYFIYPGVGYGGSCFPKDVKALINTAKEVGARPELIEAVDSVNNRQKKMLSRKILDYFEPQGGVKGKTLAIWGLAFKANTDDMRESSALSIITELTEAGMKIKAFDPVAHTKAEELLRDNDLVEIVHNQYEVLEGANAVAVVTDWNQFRNPDFDKVKEALLAPVIFDGRNLYDPSYLGSNGFAYFSVGRRPVGNLD from the coding sequence ATGAACATATGTATAGTAGGAACTGGTTATGTAGGATTGGTCAGTGCTGCCTGTTTTGCCGAAATGGGAAACCACGTGTGGTGTGTAGACGTAAATCCTGACGTTATCAAAACTCTCAAAGAAGGTAAGATTCATATTTTTGAACCTGGTCTTGAAGATCTGGTTAGGCGAAACTATGAAGATAAAAGACTTTTATTCACTACCAACCTTAAAGAAGGTCTGGACAAAGCCCGCTTTATTTTCATTACTGTCGGGACTCCCTGCAACCCAGACGGTAGTTGCGACTTGAAATATGTTGAAGCTGTTGCCCGCGAAGTAGGGCAGACCATGACAGAATCCAAGATTATCGTTGATAAATCGACAGTTCCAGTCGGAACCGCTGATAAAGTTCGCGCAATAGTTAAAGCAGAACTTGATAAACGCGGACTTGATCTTGAATTTGATGTCGCATCCAACCCTGAATTCCTTAAAGAAGGCGATGCTGTCAGCGACTTTATGAAACCAGACAGAGTTGTTGTGGGAACTGAAAAAGAAGCAACCTGCAAAGAATTTGAAACATTATACGCACCATATGCCCGCAGCAGATCAAAAATGATCTTTATGGGAACAAGAAGTGCGGAAATGACAAAATATGCCGCAAACTGCATGCTTGCTACAAAAATTTCATTTATTAATGAAATGGCAGGAATCTGTGAAAAAGTTGGGGCAAATGTACGTGAAGTCAGACTCGGCATTGGTTCAGATCATCGCATCGGTTACTATTTCATATACCCGGGCGTAGGATATGGCGGTTCATGTTTCCCTAAAGACGTGAAAGCCCTGATCAACACTGCTAAAGAAGTCGGCGCACGACCTGAACTCATCGAAGCCGTTGATTCTGTTAACAACAGACAGAAGAAAATGCTTTCCCGCAAGATCTTGGATTACTTCGAACCTCAGGGCGGAGTGAAAGGAAAGACCCTTGCAATATGGGGACTTGCATTCAAAGCAAATACTGATGACATGAGAGAATCTTCCGCTTTATCCATCATCACCGAGCTGACTGAGGCCGGAATGAAGATTAAAGCTTTTGATCCAGTAGCTCACACGAAAGCAGAAGAGCTTCTACGTGATAATGATCTAGTGGAAATCGTACACAACCAGTATGAAGTGCTTGAGGGCGCCAATGCTGTAGCAGTTGTGACCGATTGGAACCAGTTCAGAAATCCTGATTTTGATAAAGTTAAAGAAGCGCTGCTTGCGCCTGTTATTTTTGACGGAAGAAATCTTTACGATCCGTCATACCTCGGCAGCAACGGTTTTGCTTACTTCAGTGTAGGACGCAGACCTGTTGGCAATTTAGATTAG
- a CDS encoding chemotaxis protein CheW yields MEEDEIKLDDELIQLVTFSIAEEEFGVDILAVQEIIRTMEITKVPRAPVFVEGVINLRGKVIPIVDLRSKFGLETRAHDQHTRIIVIEITDMIIGFVVDSVSEVLRIPANTIEPPPPVVSGLESEYISGVGKLEDRLLILLDLNRLLSDDEQELLAQV; encoded by the coding sequence ATGGAAGAAGATGAAATCAAGCTTGATGATGAACTAATCCAGCTAGTCACCTTCAGTATTGCCGAAGAAGAGTTCGGAGTTGATATTCTGGCGGTTCAGGAAATTATTCGAACTATGGAAATAACCAAAGTTCCAAGAGCACCTGTATTTGTTGAAGGGGTAATTAACCTTCGCGGTAAGGTTATTCCTATTGTTGACCTAAGAAGCAAATTTGGTCTTGAGACTAGAGCACATGATCAGCACACTCGTATTATCGTTATTGAAATTACTGATATGATAATCGGTTTTGTGGTTGATTCTGTTTCAGAAGTTCTCAGGATTCCGGCAAATACAATTGAGCCACCACCACCTGTTGTTTCAGGGCTCGAGTCTGAATACATCAGCGGAGTTGGTAAACTTGAAGACAGACTTCTTATTCTGCTTGATCTTAACAGGCTCCTTTCAGACGATGAACAGGAATTGCTTGCACAGGTTTAG